Proteins encoded by one window of Flagellimonas lutaonensis:
- the dcm gene encoding DNA (cytosine-5-)-methyltransferase — protein sequence MNKKYSDIREKLQIVVDKKTTNEMAHLTHYFQNHKNGVSQYYKPTAKRYLADLHENLNIIEEPEFQYYLPIKWDVPFPPTEDPKFKFIDLFAGVGGIRLAFQNIGGKCVFTSEWDSFAKKTYEANFGEVPFGDITQISEKEIPDHDILLGGFPCQPFSIAGVSKKKSLGRQHGFLDKTQGTLFFDIARIIEHKKPKVFMLENVKNLVSHDKKKTFKVITETLSELGYSIHYKVLDAKYYVPQHRERIIIVGFNKSVFKEKETFEFPEPPETELAIRDILQKRVDPKYTLSDKLWNYLQEYKKKHQAKGNGFGFGLTNLNGVSRTLSARYYKDGAEILIPQRGKNPRRLTPRECARIQGFPDNFIIPVSNNQAYKQFGNSVAVPLIQAVGKNIVKELLKINESTEPKIAVHQ from the coding sequence ATGAATAAAAAATATTCTGATATTCGAGAAAAATTGCAAATCGTTGTAGACAAAAAAACTACCAACGAAATGGCTCATTTGACCCACTACTTTCAAAACCACAAAAACGGAGTTTCTCAATATTACAAACCAACTGCAAAAAGATACTTGGCTGATTTGCACGAGAACTTAAATATCATTGAAGAACCCGAATTTCAATATTATTTGCCTATCAAATGGGACGTTCCTTTTCCACCAACTGAAGATCCCAAATTTAAATTTATAGATCTTTTTGCTGGTGTCGGAGGAATTCGGCTTGCATTCCAAAATATTGGAGGGAAATGTGTTTTTACAAGTGAATGGGATTCTTTTGCAAAGAAAACTTACGAAGCTAATTTTGGAGAAGTTCCATTCGGAGACATCACACAAATATCGGAGAAAGAAATTCCTGACCACGATATTTTGCTTGGCGGTTTTCCTTGTCAACCTTTTTCAATTGCTGGTGTTTCCAAAAAAAAATCTTTAGGTAGGCAACACGGTTTTTTAGACAAAACTCAAGGAACATTGTTTTTTGACATTGCGAGAATAATTGAGCACAAAAAGCCCAAGGTTTTTATGCTTGAAAATGTAAAAAACCTTGTCTCGCACGATAAAAAGAAAACTTTCAAAGTTATCACCGAAACTTTATCTGAATTAGGTTATTCAATTCATTATAAGGTTTTAGATGCAAAATATTACGTTCCACAGCATCGAGAAAGAATCATAATTGTTGGGTTTAATAAATCCGTTTTCAAAGAAAAAGAAACTTTTGAATTTCCTGAACCACCTGAAACAGAACTTGCAATAAGAGATATTCTACAAAAGCGAGTTGACCCAAAGTATACGTTATCTGACAAACTTTGGAACTATCTTCAAGAATACAAAAAGAAGCATCAAGCTAAAGGCAACGGCTTTGGTTTTGGACTAACCAATTTAAATGGGGTTTCACGTACTTTAAGTGCAAGATATTATAAGGATGGTGCGGAAATACTAATTCCACAAAGAGGGAAAAATCCGAGACGACTAACACCAAGAGAGTGTGCAAGAATCCAAGGTTTTCCAGATAATTTTATTATTCCAGTTTCTAACAATCAAGCATACAAGCAATTTGGCAATTCGGTGGCAGTTCCATTAATTCAAGCGGTTGGAAAGAACATTGTAAAAGAACTTTTAAAAATCAATGAATCTACAGAACCTAAAATCGCTGTTCATCAATAA
- a CDS encoding 1,4-dihydroxy-2-naphthoyl-CoA synthase, which yields MTKPNWQTAIDFDDITYKKSNGVARIAFNRPEVRNAFRPKTTSELYKAFYDAQEDTSIGVVLLSGEGPSPKDSGWAFCSGGDQKARGHQGYVGEDGYHRLNILEVQRLIRFMPKVVIAVVPGWAVGGGHSLHVVCDLTLASKEHAIFKQTDADVTSFDGGYGSAYLAKMVGQKKAREIFFLGRNYSAQEAYEMGMVNAVVPHAELEDTAYQWAQEILEKSPTSIKMLKFAMNLTDDGMVGQQVFAGEATRLAYMTDEAKEGRNAFLEKRKPNFGKNKWIP from the coding sequence ATGACCAAACCCAACTGGCAGACCGCCATCGATTTTGACGATATCACCTATAAAAAAAGTAATGGGGTGGCCCGTATTGCCTTTAACCGCCCTGAGGTGCGCAATGCCTTTCGCCCTAAGACCACCAGTGAACTGTACAAAGCCTTTTACGATGCCCAAGAAGATACCTCGATCGGGGTGGTACTGCTCTCTGGCGAGGGCCCTTCGCCCAAAGACAGTGGTTGGGCCTTTTGCAGTGGGGGCGACCAGAAAGCACGCGGCCATCAAGGCTATGTGGGCGAAGATGGGTACCATCGCCTTAATATTTTGGAGGTACAGCGGTTGATACGCTTTATGCCCAAGGTGGTCATCGCCGTGGTGCCCGGTTGGGCCGTGGGTGGCGGGCACAGCCTGCATGTGGTCTGCGATTTGACCTTGGCCAGTAAAGAACACGCCATCTTTAAACAGACTGATGCCGACGTGACCAGTTTTGACGGCGGCTATGGATCTGCCTATCTGGCCAAGATGGTGGGGCAGAAAAAGGCCCGTGAGATCTTTTTTCTGGGGCGCAACTATTCGGCACAGGAGGCCTATGAGATGGGGATGGTCAATGCCGTGGTTCCGCATGCGGAACTCGAAGATACGGCCTATCAATGGGCACAGGAAATTTTGGAAAAGTCGCCCACCAGTATCAAAATGTTGAAGTTTGCCATGAACCTGACCGACGACGGTATGGTGGGGCAGCAGGTGTTTGCCGGCGAGGCCACACGATTGGCATATATGACCGATGAGGCCAAAGAGGGCCGCAATGCCTTTCTTGAAAAACGAAAGCCCAATTTCGGTAAGAACAAGTGGATTCCTTAA
- a CDS encoding serine hydrolase domain-containing protein, with translation MKWFKRILLLLLVAVAILVYFNYSKLNIISGYASKYMASQVFVANRQAEAVVANDLKFPLIELAETAVDYEQKSASATVYGLMERKTIYREGLGCVLVNDDYKEGQPYLQPRRTLSKIERPYPFGHLPPKDTLFPEIDYGQLQKAVALPFTNNEVQKTRTLLVLYKGHLLHEKYVDGFTKDTPVLGWSMTKSVLATLYGILEHQKKIEVQWPAPIVEWKNDERQYITLDHLLRMQSGLAWEEDYSGISDVTKMLFLDSDMTEAQKNKKALAEPTEIWNYSSGTSNLLSGILRMQFRTHQEYLDFPYEDLIDKIGMHSMLLEADLEGNYVGSSYGWANTRDWARFGQLYLNNGQWNDEQLFAPEWVDYITTPTEHSDGGYGAHFWLNAGGIYPDVPKDLFSCNGYQGQYVFIIPSKDLVIVRTGLAEDPDFDINGFLGALVKAIK, from the coding sequence ATGAAGTGGTTCAAACGCATTCTTCTGTTACTATTGGTGGCCGTGGCCATTTTGGTATACTTCAACTATTCGAAATTGAACATTATTTCAGGATATGCCTCCAAATACATGGCCTCACAGGTTTTTGTGGCCAATAGGCAGGCTGAAGCTGTCGTGGCCAACGATCTGAAATTTCCATTGATCGAGTTGGCCGAAACAGCGGTCGATTATGAACAAAAAAGTGCCTCTGCCACTGTGTACGGACTCATGGAGCGAAAGACGATTTACCGCGAGGGACTGGGCTGTGTACTGGTAAACGATGATTATAAGGAAGGGCAGCCCTACCTGCAACCCAGGCGAACCCTATCAAAAATAGAACGGCCCTACCCTTTTGGGCATTTGCCCCCCAAGGACACCCTATTCCCCGAAATAGATTATGGACAGCTGCAAAAAGCTGTCGCACTACCCTTTACCAACAACGAGGTGCAAAAAACACGCACCCTCTTGGTATTGTACAAAGGGCATTTGCTCCATGAGAAGTATGTGGATGGCTTTACCAAAGATACCCCGGTGCTGGGATGGTCGATGACGAAAAGTGTGCTCGCTACTTTGTACGGTATCTTGGAGCACCAAAAGAAGATAGAGGTCCAGTGGCCAGCACCCATTGTGGAATGGAAAAATGACGAGCGCCAATACATAACCTTAGACCACTTACTGCGCATGCAGAGCGGACTGGCATGGGAGGAAGATTACAGCGGCATATCAGATGTCACCAAGATGCTTTTTCTAGATAGCGACATGACCGAGGCCCAGAAAAACAAAAAGGCCCTAGCGGAACCCACTGAAATTTGGAACTACTCTTCTGGCACCAGCAATCTGTTGTCGGGCATTCTTCGTATGCAATTTAGAACCCATCAAGAATATCTTGATTTTCCGTACGAAGATCTGATCGACAAAATAGGCATGCACAGCATGCTGCTCGAAGCCGATCTCGAAGGCAACTATGTGGGGTCTTCCTATGGCTGGGCCAATACAAGGGACTGGGCCCGGTTCGGACAATTATACCTAAATAACGGCCAATGGAACGATGAACAGCTCTTCGCTCCCGAATGGGTCGATTATATCACCACCCCCACCGAACATTCCGATGGGGGGTACGGGGCCCACTTTTGGCTGAATGCCGGTGGTATCTATCCCGATGTGCCCAAAGACCTGTTCTCTTGCAACGGCTATCAGGGGCAATATGTCTTCATCATCCCTTCAAAAGACTTGGTAATCGTGCGTACGGGACTTGCCGAAGACCCTGATTTTGACATCAACGGCTTTTTAGGGGCTTTGGTAAAAGCCATAAAATGA
- a CDS encoding pirin-like C-terminal cupin domain-containing protein, with the protein MSNIGMIIEERSRDIGDFLVGRLIPFAEERHIFWNFVSSSKKKIEHAKKAWQNKTFSMMKGGDTYVPLP; encoded by the coding sequence ATGTCGAATATTGGAATGATCATTGAAGAGCGCAGTCGTGATATCGGCGATTTTTTGGTGGGTCGGTTGATTCCCTTTGCTGAAGAGCGCCATATTTTTTGGAATTTCGTATCCTCCAGCAAAAAAAAAATAGAACATGCCAAGAAGGCTTGGCAGAACAAGACCTTTTCCATGATGAAAGGTGGTGATACCTATGTGCCGCTTCCATGA
- a CDS encoding FG-GAP repeat domain-containing protein, whose amino-acid sequence MKKVVFKIVLMALLCFLGCKKKEAPVAAEALYNNYCAACHALPRIDRLPKHIWKYFVLPDMAARMKITEQYQDPFQEATLRPEIALKDWVRLENYIVSLAPEKLPATPLPKAEALQQFTEKPLSLDDQNGSLITYFQMERDHLFVGNYNGEVYNYMLSERQRKPIVKAKTPVTWFSTVGSWAFVTEVGLLDPSEQAEGSITVLGQKDTVRIPVKLHRPVHTLATDLNGDGTIELVVSEFGDQTGRLSLLTQNGDATYRQKTLLNQPGCIRTLAKDMNDDGKLDLVVLTSQGNEGITVLYQKNDLAFRAERVLEFSPVFGSSWFEMLDYNGDGHTDIVTVNGDNADKSYVHKPYHGLRIHLNDGQHNFEEVFFYPLNGATRFVAEDFDQDGDIDFGVISTFPDYERAPRRSFVYLENKNAETFTFSTKVLKDPFAGRWFLMDAGDVDNDGDLDMVLTSFTYSFMAVPKNLSDRWADENVDVLLLENTLK is encoded by the coding sequence ATGAAAAAAGTTGTTTTTAAGATTGTGTTGATGGCACTGCTGTGCTTTTTGGGATGTAAAAAGAAAGAGGCACCGGTTGCCGCAGAAGCCCTTTACAACAACTATTGTGCGGCCTGCCATGCCCTACCAAGAATCGATAGGCTGCCCAAGCATATTTGGAAATATTTTGTGCTGCCCGATATGGCTGCCCGCATGAAGATAACCGAACAGTATCAAGACCCGTTTCAAGAAGCGACCCTTAGACCTGAAATTGCCCTGAAAGACTGGGTGCGACTAGAGAACTACATTGTTTCGTTGGCCCCTGAGAAGCTTCCTGCGACCCCCTTGCCCAAGGCAGAGGCGTTGCAACAGTTCACGGAGAAACCTTTGTCCCTTGATGACCAAAACGGGTCGCTGATCACCTATTTCCAAATGGAGCGTGACCACCTTTTTGTTGGAAACTACAATGGTGAGGTTTATAACTACATGCTTTCTGAACGGCAAAGAAAGCCAATAGTTAAGGCTAAAACGCCGGTTACCTGGTTTTCTACCGTTGGCAGTTGGGCTTTTGTGACAGAGGTGGGCCTATTGGACCCTTCTGAACAGGCCGAAGGGAGCATCACCGTGTTAGGGCAAAAAGATACTGTACGAATCCCTGTGAAATTGCACCGCCCGGTGCATACCTTGGCCACTGATTTGAATGGTGACGGAACCATAGAATTGGTGGTCAGCGAGTTTGGCGATCAAACAGGACGGCTCTCACTGTTGACCCAAAACGGCGACGCTACCTATCGGCAAAAAACCCTGCTCAACCAACCCGGCTGTATTCGAACACTGGCCAAAGACATGAACGATGATGGAAAGTTGGATCTGGTGGTCTTGACATCCCAAGGCAACGAAGGCATTACGGTACTTTACCAAAAAAACGACCTGGCTTTCAGGGCCGAAAGGGTTTTGGAGTTCAGCCCCGTATTTGGCAGCAGTTGGTTCGAAATGCTCGATTACAATGGCGATGGCCATACGGACATTGTAACGGTCAATGGCGACAATGCCGATAAGTCTTATGTACACAAACCCTACCACGGGCTGCGCATACATTTGAACGATGGGCAACATAATTTTGAGGAGGTGTTTTTTTATCCCCTGAACGGGGCCACCCGTTTTGTAGCGGAAGATTTTGATCAAGATGGCGATATCGATTTTGGGGTGATCAGCACTTTTCCTGACTACGAAAGGGCCCCACGCCGCTCTTTTGTATATTTAGAGAACAAAAATGCCGAAACGTTCACCTTTTCCACAAAGGTGCTGAAAGACCCTTTTGCAGGCAGATGGTTTTTAATGGATGCTGGCGATGTCGACAACGATGGTGACCTTGATATGGTGCTCACCTCGTTCACCTATTCCTTTATGGCCGTTCCAAAAAACCTTTCAGATCGGTGGGCCGATGAAAATGTGGACGTTTTGCTGTTGGAGAATACCTTAAAATAG
- a CDS encoding 3D domain-containing protein, which yields MALGCKEEEPKKPDPHDWHGLEVTVSAYNSVPWQTDSLANIAAWGDTLKPGMKAIAVSRDLLKQGLGHNTMVKIDTMSDTFYVKDKMHWRWRKRIDIYMGNDVKKAREWGKKKLMICYAVHKNDSVKTETE from the coding sequence GTGGCCCTGGGCTGTAAAGAGGAGGAGCCAAAAAAGCCCGACCCCCACGATTGGCATGGCCTTGAGGTGACCGTTTCGGCCTATAATTCAGTGCCCTGGCAGACCGATAGTTTGGCGAACATAGCCGCTTGGGGCGATACGCTCAAACCGGGCATGAAGGCCATTGCCGTATCGCGAGACCTGCTCAAACAAGGGCTTGGCCACAATACCATGGTCAAAATTGACACCATGAGCGATACGTTTTATGTGAAAGACAAGATGCATTGGCGATGGCGTAAAAGAATTGATATTTACATGGGAAACGATGTAAAAAAGGCACGTGAATGGGGAAAGAAAAAATTGATGATCTGCTATGCCGTGCACAAAAACGACTCTGTAAAAACCGAAACGGAATGA
- a CDS encoding peptidoglycan recognition family protein, with translation MKRQHFYILLVLLGSLSCSSSVAIVDRPIEFGEERIQLTKEYLEQRYGLEQDTPEIEPKMIVLHWTAIPTLQKSYEAFEKSTLPNWRPDIESVSGLNVSAHFLVDRDGTIYRLMPEKTMARHVIGLNHCAIGIENVGGTEETPLTRKQLKANVWLVDYLAEKYDIEYLIGHYEYTRFEGHPLWLEVDEGYRTKKTDPGQKFMKRVRRATKKHNFKPVPEK, from the coding sequence ATGAAGAGACAGCATTTTTATATACTACTAGTACTACTGGGCAGCCTTTCGTGCAGCAGTTCAGTGGCAATTGTTGATAGGCCCATCGAATTTGGCGAAGAGCGCATACAACTTACCAAAGAATACCTCGAGCAGCGCTACGGATTGGAACAGGACACCCCTGAAATTGAGCCCAAGATGATTGTGCTGCACTGGACGGCCATACCCACACTCCAAAAATCATATGAAGCCTTCGAAAAGTCCACTTTGCCGAATTGGCGGCCCGATATCGAGAGTGTCAGTGGCCTGAACGTCTCGGCCCACTTTTTGGTGGACCGTGATGGCACCATTTACCGCCTGATGCCCGAAAAGACCATGGCACGGCATGTAATTGGTTTGAACCACTGCGCCATTGGCATTGAGAATGTTGGGGGTACAGAAGAAACCCCGTTGACCAGAAAGCAGCTTAAGGCCAATGTTTGGCTGGTTGACTACCTGGCGGAAAAGTATGATATCGAGTACCTGATCGGGCATTATGAATACACCCGGTTCGAGGGCCACCCATTGTGGTTGGAAGTAGATGAGGGCTACCGAACCAAAAAAACGGATCCGGGCCAAAAATTCATGAAAAGGGTGCGCCGTGCCACCAAAAAGCATAATTTTAAACCCGTTCCTGAAAAGTAA
- a CDS encoding M14 family zinc carboxypeptidase: MSHFKYLICLFALVSTCTAQTDLTAKLYETYEKYKESSLNKRRIKHSQIQPLIDTFSNNPKFEVNKVGESIEGRDLTLISIGGGNTNIFLWSQMHGDEPTATQAIFDILNFLDSDDFKHEKQVILQNLKLHFLPMLNPDGAEVFQRRNALGIDINRDALRLQSPEGRTLKRVRDSLDAAFGFNLHDQSRYYNAERTPKPATISYLATAYNYEKDINEVRANAMKVIVFMNDVIQKYAPGQVGRYNDDFEPRAFGDNIAKWGTSLILIESGGYANDREKQEIRKLNYVSILSALYTIATGSYKQIPIEEYEKIPKNDRNLFDLKIANVTYELNGNDYIIDLGIQRQEVDLEGHNDFYYKSIIVDQGDLSTYYGYETFDASGYKIVPPKIAFEEQKANSLLTKGVAYLQKEPPDKGFHTEEPFHWVEKDFKLPEFRLQPGQNPTFFLEKDGTITHAVINGFLLDLSKPLEQQGFGNALIYR, translated from the coding sequence ATGAGCCATTTTAAGTATCTGATTTGTTTGTTCGCCCTTGTTTCTACCTGCACTGCGCAAACCGATTTGACCGCGAAACTCTACGAAACGTACGAAAAATATAAAGAGTCTTCGTTAAACAAACGGCGCATCAAACACAGCCAAATACAACCCTTGATCGATACCTTTAGCAACAACCCCAAATTTGAGGTGAACAAAGTAGGGGAGTCCATCGAGGGTCGAGACCTGACCCTGATCAGTATCGGTGGGGGCAACACCAACATTTTTCTATGGTCGCAGATGCACGGTGATGAACCCACCGCCACACAGGCAATTTTTGACATCCTCAATTTTCTGGATTCGGATGATTTTAAGCATGAAAAACAGGTAATACTCCAGAACCTGAAACTTCACTTTCTACCCATGTTGAATCCTGATGGGGCAGAAGTGTTCCAACGCAGAAATGCCTTGGGCATCGACATCAACCGAGATGCGCTGCGTTTGCAATCGCCCGAAGGGCGTACGTTGAAGAGGGTCCGCGACAGTCTTGACGCTGCTTTTGGCTTTAACCTTCACGACCAAAGCCGCTACTACAATGCCGAACGCACCCCCAAGCCTGCGACCATCTCGTATTTGGCCACGGCCTATAATTACGAAAAAGACATCAACGAGGTACGTGCCAATGCCATGAAGGTAATCGTGTTCATGAACGATGTAATCCAAAAATACGCACCTGGTCAGGTGGGGCGGTACAACGATGATTTTGAACCACGGGCCTTTGGCGACAACATTGCCAAATGGGGCACTAGCCTTATCTTGATAGAATCAGGTGGCTACGCCAACGACCGTGAAAAGCAGGAGATTCGAAAGTTGAACTATGTGTCGATACTTTCAGCCCTCTACACCATTGCCACGGGCAGTTATAAGCAGATACCCATTGAGGAATACGAGAAAATTCCGAAGAACGACCGTAACCTTTTTGACCTTAAGATAGCCAATGTTACCTATGAACTGAACGGCAACGACTATATCATCGATTTGGGCATACAGCGGCAAGAGGTCGATTTAGAGGGCCACAACGATTTCTATTACAAAAGCATCATTGTAGACCAGGGCGATCTTTCGACCTATTACGGATACGAGACTTTTGATGCATCGGGATATAAAATCGTTCCGCCGAAAATCGCTTTCGAAGAACAGAAGGCCAACAGCCTATTGACCAAAGGGGTAGCCTATCTTCAAAAAGAGCCTCCTGACAAGGGTTTCCATACCGAAGAACCCTTCCATTGGGTGGAAAAAGACTTTAAGTTACCTGAATTCAGGCTACAACCAGGTCAAAACCCAACTTTTTTCCTTGAAAAAGACGGTACGATCACCCATGCCGTGATCAACGGTTTTTTACTCGATTTAAGCAAACCGCTAGAACAACAGGGTTTTGGCAATGCACTGATCTATCGTTAG
- a CDS encoding 3-keto-disaccharide hydrolase, with the protein MKISFNLITLLAIVVSGQTTVGQEFEGQSLFNGKNLDGWVQHGDEKWYVEDGLLICESGPKAEYGYLSTEDDYDNFELTLEFKQEADGNSGVFFKSTFEGNKVTGWQVEVAPPGKHTGGIYESYGRGWLIKPSPEKEAALKMGEWNKMTISVMGPTVTTWLNGVQMVELTDEKIGQGKGAIALQIHDGGGIKVKWRNIKIKTVQ; encoded by the coding sequence ATGAAGATATCATTTAACTTAATTACACTACTGGCAATAGTGGTATCTGGCCAAACAACGGTCGGCCAAGAGTTCGAAGGCCAAAGCCTTTTCAATGGCAAAAACTTGGACGGATGGGTGCAACACGGTGACGAAAAGTGGTATGTGGAAGATGGACTGCTTATTTGTGAGAGTGGCCCCAAAGCGGAGTATGGCTACCTGTCCACCGAAGACGATTACGACAATTTTGAACTGACCCTTGAGTTCAAGCAGGAAGCGGACGGCAACAGTGGGGTCTTCTTTAAATCTACCTTTGAGGGCAACAAGGTTACAGGTTGGCAGGTAGAGGTAGCGCCCCCCGGTAAACACACGGGCGGCATCTACGAATCGTATGGTCGTGGTTGGCTCATAAAACCAAGTCCTGAGAAAGAAGCTGCCTTAAAAATGGGCGAATGGAACAAAATGACCATTTCGGTAATGGGCCCCACGGTGACCACTTGGTTGAACGGAGTTCAAATGGTAGAGCTCACCGATGAAAAAATTGGTCAGGGCAAAGGGGCCATTGCGCTGCAGATACATGATGGGGGAGGAATAAAAGTGAAATGGCGCAACATTAAGATAAAAACGGTTCAGTAG
- a CDS encoding 3-keto-disaccharide hydrolase, with the protein MANLSAQELHPLEGRWDLVMEFEGKVLPSWLEIRHSGHETMIGRFVFAFGSARPISEVKIDGNNFSFEIPRQWEPEGGDMEFTGTLVDGKLKGTMKYVDGKIYQWTGTPAPDLPYNDRPAWGEPMELFNGTDLTHWHTDREDDNWVVENGILKNTRSGANLISNDTFSDFKLVTEFRYPKGSNSGIYLRGRYELQIADNKGLPASDIYFGGIYGFLEPNENVAGNPGDWQTYEVTLIGRRVTVVANGKTIICDQTIPGITGGALDSNEGEPGPIMIQGDHGPVEFKSFVVTPILESN; encoded by the coding sequence ATGGCTAATTTAAGTGCCCAAGAGTTGCATCCTCTTGAAGGTCGTTGGGACCTTGTGATGGAGTTCGAGGGCAAAGTATTGCCTTCTTGGCTAGAGATACGCCATTCAGGCCACGAGACCATGATCGGCCGCTTTGTGTTTGCCTTCGGAAGCGCAAGGCCCATTTCAGAGGTAAAGATCGATGGCAACAATTTCAGTTTCGAAATTCCGCGCCAGTGGGAACCCGAGGGCGGTGACATGGAATTTACAGGTACCTTAGTCGACGGAAAGTTGAAGGGCACCATGAAATATGTCGATGGCAAGATATACCAGTGGACAGGTACCCCTGCGCCTGACCTGCCCTATAATGACCGACCGGCCTGGGGCGAGCCCATGGAACTCTTTAACGGCACAGACCTCACCCATTGGCATACCGATCGCGAAGATGATAACTGGGTGGTTGAAAACGGTATTTTAAAAAATACCCGTTCAGGGGCCAATCTTATCAGCAATGATACCTTTTCCGATTTTAAACTGGTAACCGAATTCAGGTACCCTAAGGGCAGCAACAGCGGCATTTATCTACGTGGCCGTTACGAGCTTCAGATCGCCGACAACAAAGGACTACCCGCTTCGGATATCTATTTCGGCGGCATTTATGGTTTTTTGGAACCCAACGAGAATGTTGCCGGCAACCCGGGAGATTGGCAAACCTATGAGGTAACCCTGATCGGTAGGCGGGTTACTGTAGTAGCCAATGGAAAAACCATTATCTGTGACCAGACCATACCGGGAATAACAGGAGGGGCATTGGATAGCAACGAAGGAGAGCCTGGGCCAATTATGATTCAAGGAGACCATGGCCCTGTGGAGTTCAAGTCATTTGTGGTGACCCCCATTTTGGAGTCGAACTGA
- a CDS encoding vWA domain-containing protein, protein MKTFAKILPYLFSVLFLVSCGNADDDVSFDINQGELGKGKEPDDCLGFGENDLLLSIQEQYTAPPSKVSILFKVSDKQGNPISGLTADQFTIYEQGRNDDCFNTISSSESQARISPNSQVFSNNTLLVLDLSNSVLESSLEELKVAATSFVNNVMPSPETESFKIAIYWFDGEDQLHLLNELTSSTAELTGAIDGITQDISSDPSTDLYGAVIKSTDIAEDLIRESNNNSVIGAASVVIFTDGTDQASRYTEERALKAVNEANSNISFFTIGLGAEIDTQVLMEIGKTASVFANNKEQLETTFNQISQRVSEQANSFYLFEYCTPKRDGSGENNLVIQLTNGNLQGAVQTKFNADGFTGGCE, encoded by the coding sequence ATGAAAACTTTTGCTAAAATACTACCCTATCTCTTTTCTGTTCTCTTCTTGGTTTCATGTGGCAACGCCGATGACGATGTGAGTTTCGACATCAACCAAGGTGAGCTTGGTAAGGGCAAGGAGCCGGATGATTGCTTGGGCTTTGGTGAAAACGACCTGCTGTTGTCGATCCAAGAACAGTATACCGCCCCTCCGAGCAAAGTCTCGATCCTTTTCAAGGTGTCTGACAAGCAAGGAAATCCGATCTCAGGTCTAACGGCCGATCAGTTCACCATTTATGAGCAGGGGCGCAACGATGATTGTTTCAATACCATATCCTCTTCAGAATCGCAAGCGCGTATTTCGCCCAATTCGCAAGTGTTCAGCAACAATACACTATTGGTACTCGATTTGAGCAATTCGGTTTTGGAAAGCAGTCTTGAAGAGCTTAAAGTGGCCGCTACCAGCTTTGTGAACAATGTAATGCCCTCGCCTGAAACGGAGTCATTTAAAATAGCCATTTATTGGTTTGATGGTGAAGACCAACTGCACCTACTCAACGAGCTGACCTCTTCAACGGCCGAACTGACGGGGGCCATTGACGGTATAACCCAAGATATCAGCAGCGACCCTTCAACGGATCTGTACGGCGCAGTGATCAAGTCAACCGATATTGCTGAGGACCTGATTAGGGAAAGTAATAATAATTCTGTTATCGGCGCGGCCTCAGTGGTCATTTTCACCGATGGTACAGACCAGGCCTCACGCTATACCGAAGAACGTGCCCTTAAGGCCGTCAATGAGGCAAATAGCAACATTTCGTTCTTCACCATCGGTCTTGGTGCTGAAATCGACACCCAGGTATTGATGGAAATTGGCAAGACGGCCAGCGTTTTCGCCAACAACAAAGAACAGTTGGAAACTACCTTTAACCAAATTTCACAGCGCGTCTCAGAGCAGGCCAATAGTTTTTACCTTTTTGAGTACTGCACACCCAAGCGCGACGGTAGTGGCGAGAACAATTTGGTGATACAACTCACCAACGGTAACCTGCAAGGCGCGGTACAGACCAAGTTCAATGCGGATGGTTTCACGGGAGGATGTGAGTGA